A genomic segment from Halobacteriovorax sp. DA5 encodes:
- the egtD gene encoding L-histidine N(alpha)-methyltransferase has protein sequence MEVSILREVSENQVSEFLEEFAIDVLTGLSKTEKKLSTKYFYDDRGSDLFQKITQHGDYYLTRTEFEILLQSGSKLASLISHEEIDIIELGAGDGHKSELVIDAFLKEDRKVNYFPIDISVQALKQMQAHITHKSNLSVHGIVADYLEGLKFLKQKSKRRKLVLFLGSNIGNFDRAQSESFLRQLWKHLDNDDYLLIGFDLKKDVEKLHAAYNDSSGYTRDFNLNLLDRINRELGGNFNKEKFQHVGVFNPKLGAMESYLLPKEKQEVYIEELEHLFEFEAYEPLHLEYSFKYSKEDIERTCQHTGFKLKEHFIDKEELFIDSLWQVVKR, from the coding sequence ATGGAAGTGTCTATACTGAGAGAAGTAAGTGAGAACCAAGTATCAGAATTCTTAGAAGAGTTTGCCATTGATGTTTTAACAGGCTTATCTAAGACTGAAAAAAAGCTATCAACTAAATACTTCTATGATGATCGAGGAAGTGACCTTTTTCAAAAGATTACTCAACATGGTGATTATTATTTAACTAGAACAGAATTTGAAATTTTACTTCAATCAGGTTCTAAACTAGCTAGTTTAATAAGTCATGAAGAAATCGACATTATTGAATTAGGAGCAGGTGACGGCCACAAGAGTGAGTTAGTTATCGATGCCTTTTTAAAAGAAGATAGGAAAGTTAATTATTTTCCAATCGACATCTCAGTACAAGCCTTAAAGCAAATGCAGGCCCATATAACTCATAAGTCTAATTTATCTGTACATGGTATTGTTGCAGATTATTTAGAGGGGTTAAAATTTTTGAAGCAGAAGTCAAAGCGACGTAAGCTTGTCTTATTTCTCGGCTCTAATATCGGAAACTTTGATAGGGCCCAGAGTGAAAGCTTTCTTAGACAACTTTGGAAGCACCTCGATAATGATGACTATTTATTAATTGGTTTTGATCTAAAGAAAGATGTTGAAAAGCTACATGCTGCTTATAATGACTCAAGTGGATATACTCGTGACTTTAATTTAAATCTATTAGATAGAATTAATCGTGAGCTAGGTGGAAATTTCAATAAAGAGAAATTTCAGCATGTCGGAGTTTTTAATCCGAAGTTAGGAGCAATGGAGAGTTACTTACTTCCAAAAGAGAAGCAGGAAGTTTATATCGAAGAGTTAGAGCACCTCTTTGAATTCGAAGCCTATGAGCCACTACATCTCGAATACTCATTTAAGTACTCGAAAGAAGATATAGAAAGAACGTGTCAGCACACGGGCTTCAAATTAAAAGAACACTTTATTGATAAAGAAGAGTTATTTATCGATTCTCTTTGGCAAGTTGTAAAAAGATAG
- a CDS encoding zinc ribbon domain-containing protein YjdM has product MTEENQTCPKCSSPYAYSDGQLWICPECFNEWSLDASSEEDSTPQFVDVNGAQLQNGDSVTVVKDLKAGKGTIKSGTKVKNIRLLEEPVNGHDISCKVDGHGSMYLKCSVVKKA; this is encoded by the coding sequence ATGACAGAAGAAAATCAAACATGCCCAAAATGTAGCTCACCTTACGCCTATAGCGATGGCCAATTATGGATTTGCCCAGAATGCTTCAATGAATGGAGCCTGGATGCTAGCTCTGAAGAAGATAGTACTCCTCAATTTGTTGATGTTAACGGTGCACAATTACAAAATGGTGACTCAGTAACAGTTGTTAAAGACCTAAAGGCCGGAAAAGGTACGATTAAGTCAGGAACAAAAGTAAAAAATATCCGCCTACTAGAAGAGCCAGTAAATGGACACGACATTTCTTGTAAAGTCGATGGCCATGGTTCGATGTATCTTAAGTGCTCAGTTGTAAAAAAAGCTTAA
- a CDS encoding methyl-accepting chemotaxis protein, with translation MTMAKINQELDCRNVFEGSGAIYDMLDKLPFNVMYCGTDLVIKYINPKSFESLRAIESLLPIPVAEIIGSKIDVFHENPIHQQKLLANPKNLPIKTQIRIGDESLELNVVAVMDGNDYIGAMVTWDIITDKLVADNRNAQYSSMLDNMPINVMLSDRDFNITYINPKSRQTLTSIEGLLPIKVSEIVGSSIDVFHKNPAHQRKMLSDPSNLPHETKIHVGDEILNLLVSPVMDMNNTYQGAMVTWDVITEDERIKKAINELAKEMKDSTEDISTKSSNVAEGAVSLGATTEEMNASVEELTASINSIAQNAKSANEIAELTSTEAQEGAKSIHEAVEAMEIITRSSEEISEIVEVIREIASQTNLLAFNAAIEAARAGEHGAGFSVVADEVRKLAERSSQATKEISKLINDSVKKISEGSQISKKAGEAFSKIVDGVNNTNHSIAEISSATQEQLLAAKEVSEAVQQVASETENSAAASESIAMATRSLADGAKRLSDLIQD, from the coding sequence ATGACCATGGCAAAAATAAACCAAGAACTTGATTGTCGAAATGTATTTGAAGGAAGTGGAGCTATTTACGATATGCTAGATAAGCTACCGTTTAATGTTATGTATTGCGGAACTGATTTAGTAATCAAATACATTAATCCAAAAAGTTTTGAGAGTTTAAGGGCCATTGAATCTCTTCTGCCTATTCCTGTTGCAGAAATTATTGGTTCAAAAATCGATGTCTTCCATGAGAATCCTATTCATCAACAAAAGCTTTTAGCAAATCCTAAAAATTTACCAATTAAGACTCAAATTAGAATTGGTGATGAATCACTTGAACTAAATGTTGTTGCTGTTATGGATGGTAATGACTACATAGGTGCGATGGTTACATGGGATATCATTACAGATAAGTTAGTTGCTGATAATCGCAATGCTCAATACAGCTCAATGCTTGATAATATGCCAATCAACGTAATGCTTTCAGATCGAGACTTTAATATCACATATATTAATCCAAAATCGAGACAAACACTTACTTCAATTGAAGGACTATTGCCAATTAAGGTTTCTGAGATTGTTGGAAGTAGTATCGATGTTTTTCATAAGAATCCTGCACACCAAAGAAAAATGTTATCTGATCCATCTAATCTTCCTCATGAAACAAAAATTCATGTTGGAGATGAAATATTAAACTTATTAGTAAGTCCAGTAATGGATATGAATAATACTTACCAGGGAGCAATGGTTACTTGGGATGTTATTACAGAAGATGAAAGAATTAAAAAGGCCATCAATGAACTGGCCAAGGAAATGAAAGATAGCACAGAGGATATTTCGACAAAATCATCGAATGTTGCTGAAGGTGCTGTATCTCTTGGTGCAACAACTGAGGAGATGAACGCTTCAGTTGAAGAGTTAACTGCATCGATTAATTCGATCGCTCAAAACGCTAAATCTGCTAATGAAATTGCCGAGCTTACTTCTACAGAAGCACAAGAGGGAGCGAAGTCAATACATGAAGCTGTTGAAGCAATGGAAATTATAACAAGATCATCGGAAGAGATTAGTGAGATTGTAGAAGTTATTCGTGAAATCGCAAGTCAAACAAATCTTTTAGCATTCAATGCTGCTATTGAAGCGGCAAGAGCTGGAGAGCATGGTGCTGGCTTCTCTGTTGTTGCAGATGAGGTTAGAAAGTTAGCAGAGCGCTCTTCACAAGCAACGAAAGAAATCTCAAAGCTTATTAATGATTCTGTTAAGAAAATTTCTGAGGGGAGTCAAATCTCTAAGAAGGCCGGTGAGGCATTTTCAAAAATTGTCGACGGGGTTAATAATACGAATCACTCAATTGCTGAAATTTCTAGTGCCACGCAAGAACAACTTCTTGCAGCAAAAGAGGTAAGTGAGGCCGTACAACAAGTTGCATCTGAAACAGAAAACTCAGCTGCGGCATCTGAGTCAATTGCCATGGCCACTCGCAGTCTAGCTGATGGTGCAAAAAGACTTAGTGACTTAATCCAAGATTAA
- a CDS encoding succinylglutamate desuccinylase/aspartoacylase family protein, which produces MTDQLFKLKVEEVEIGRPIVEFVNFPSFYGLQKVKAPIYIYRATKEISPCVVVTACMHGDEINGLRAAQLLMKGKLKLLKGTLIIIPAVNIYGFLNKQRYLPDRKDLNRCFPGKAKGSFGARFANFIFKQITKYGDVFVDLHSGGPGRFNIPQIRCDLETKGMLELVNNISIPLVVNSTLRDGSLREAINDLGRPCIVFEGGEGLRIDETIAKYGVNLVKSILSHYGMIRTKMSFKEEKFIIRKTKWMRAVKGGLLINKAHHGKIVKEGEIVGELRQLTGELISRITMEHDGVILGISKSSVVMAGDALYNIGFLGEESHEEIDDLQEGDGELSDYFDFEV; this is translated from the coding sequence TTGACGGATCAATTATTTAAATTAAAAGTTGAAGAAGTTGAAATTGGCAGACCAATCGTTGAGTTTGTCAATTTCCCTTCTTTTTACGGGCTTCAAAAAGTAAAAGCTCCTATTTATATCTATCGTGCAACAAAGGAGATCTCTCCCTGTGTTGTAGTCACTGCATGTATGCACGGTGATGAAATCAATGGATTAAGAGCAGCCCAACTTTTAATGAAAGGTAAATTGAAACTTTTAAAAGGGACTTTAATAATCATTCCAGCTGTAAATATTTACGGCTTTTTGAATAAGCAACGATACCTTCCTGATCGTAAGGATCTTAATCGTTGTTTTCCTGGTAAAGCAAAGGGGAGCTTTGGTGCTCGCTTTGCAAATTTTATCTTTAAGCAAATAACGAAGTATGGTGATGTCTTTGTCGATCTCCATTCTGGAGGTCCTGGCCGTTTCAATATTCCACAAATCCGTTGTGATTTAGAAACAAAGGGAATGCTAGAGCTTGTTAACAATATTAGTATTCCATTGGTCGTTAATAGCACGCTTAGGGATGGTTCTCTAAGAGAGGCCATTAATGATTTAGGTAGGCCTTGTATTGTCTTTGAAGGTGGAGAAGGCTTACGCATTGATGAAACAATTGCAAAGTATGGTGTCAATCTCGTTAAGAGTATTCTTAGTCACTATGGCATGATTAGAACTAAAATGAGTTTTAAAGAAGAAAAATTCATTATCAGAAAAACGAAGTGGATGAGAGCGGTCAAAGGTGGACTATTAATTAATAAGGCCCATCATGGAAAAATTGTAAAAGAAGGCGAGATCGTTGGGGAGTTGCGCCAACTTACAGGTGAGCTTATTAGTCGAATCACAATGGAGCACGATGGAGTTATTTTGGGTATAAGCAAGTCATCTGTTGTTATGGCCGGAGATGCTCTCTACAATATTGGCTTCCTTGGTGAAGAATCGCATGAAGAAATCGACGACCTTCAAGAAGGTGATGGTGAGCTTTCAGACTACTTTGATTTTGAAGTTTAA
- the egtB gene encoding ergothioneine biosynthesis protein EgtB — translation MIERKSWCVEKYRLTRDATLKTCVGLRIEDFTVQSAPEVSPPKWHLAHTTWFFEEFILVKYLSNYKRFNAEYSLLFNSYYKSVGTHWKQESRGLLSRPTVQEILSYRNYVDRAMLSLLELTESIDEVESLLEVGLNHEQQHQELLLMDIKHILSLGPIDSVYSQKRLENFSAGSLKWRHFKEGLYTFGQDESEFSYDNEGPAHKRYLTSFAIRESYISNGEYLEFINSGGYQNFQYWLSDGWDWINEQRIITPLYWRLIDGQWYEFSLHGLVPLDMYAPVSHISLYEAQAFAKWAGHRLPTEFELELALGDKKLPLWCWSSSHYSPYPAYESYKGELGEYNSKFMCNQFVLRGGCFATPEEHYRKTYRNFYRAHQRWMFAGIRIAKDI, via the coding sequence ATGATTGAGCGTAAGTCTTGGTGTGTCGAAAAGTATCGACTCACAAGAGATGCCACTTTAAAGACTTGTGTTGGTCTTAGGATCGAGGACTTCACAGTGCAGTCTGCTCCTGAGGTAAGTCCTCCTAAGTGGCATCTTGCTCATACTACTTGGTTTTTTGAGGAATTTATTCTCGTTAAGTATTTATCAAATTATAAAAGATTTAATGCCGAATATAGTCTCTTATTTAATTCATATTATAAGTCTGTAGGCACCCATTGGAAGCAGGAGAGCAGAGGACTTCTTTCCCGACCTACTGTTCAAGAAATTCTGAGCTATCGAAATTACGTCGATAGAGCAATGCTGTCATTATTAGAGCTGACGGAAAGTATTGATGAAGTCGAATCGTTATTAGAGGTTGGACTTAATCATGAACAACAGCATCAAGAGCTTCTGCTAATGGATATAAAGCATATCTTAAGTTTGGGGCCAATTGATTCAGTCTACTCCCAAAAGCGACTTGAGAACTTTTCCGCAGGCTCATTAAAATGGCGGCACTTTAAAGAAGGGCTCTATACTTTTGGTCAAGATGAAAGTGAATTTTCATACGATAATGAAGGTCCAGCTCATAAAAGGTATCTTACTTCTTTTGCGATTCGTGAAAGTTATATTTCAAATGGAGAGTACTTAGAATTTATTAATTCAGGTGGCTATCAAAACTTTCAATACTGGCTTAGTGACGGATGGGATTGGATAAATGAGCAAAGAATAATTACGCCTCTTTATTGGCGACTTATTGATGGACAGTGGTATGAGTTTTCCTTACACGGCTTAGTGCCATTAGATATGTATGCACCTGTTTCTCATATTAGTTTGTATGAAGCTCAGGCATTTGCAAAATGGGCGGGTCATCGTCTACCAACTGAATTTGAGTTAGAGTTGGCCCTTGGGGATAAGAAATTACCTCTTTGGTGTTGGAGCTCATCTCATTACTCACCGTATCCAGCCTATGAGTCCTATAAAGGGGAGCTAGGTGAGTACAATAGTAAATTTATGTGTAATCAATTTGTTCTTCGTGGAGGATGTTTTGCAACCCCTGAAGAGCATTATCGTAAAACTTATCGTAATTTCTATCGCGCTCATCAGAGATGGATGTTTGCGGGAATTAGGATTGCAAAGGATATATAA
- the rimK gene encoding 30S ribosomal protein S6--L-glutamate ligase: protein MNILILSSNKNLYSTKRLVEEAKLRGHHVEVARPDKCYMDVATGSPMVYYRKRKLDKVDIVIPRIGASVSAYGMAIVRQFEMMGVYCLNSSNAIGRSRDKLRSLQILSQKHLPLPKTGMANNTQQTESLIKLVGGAPMVVKLIEGSQGKGVILAETKKAAESLIDAFRILKANFLVQEFIKDANGADIRCFVVGGKVIGTMMRQAKEGEFRSNIHRGGIGSPVKITPEERKVAIAAAKAMKLNMAGVDIIRSGTGPKILEVNSSPGLEGIEGCTNKNIAVQIIDYVEKNYTKVIKDN, encoded by the coding sequence ATGAATATTTTGATTTTATCTTCTAATAAGAATCTTTACTCTACAAAGAGACTAGTAGAAGAAGCCAAACTTAGAGGTCACCATGTCGAAGTCGCTCGTCCAGACAAATGTTATATGGATGTGGCAACTGGTTCTCCAATGGTTTACTACCGCAAGAGAAAATTAGACAAGGTTGATATTGTTATTCCAAGAATTGGGGCCAGCGTAAGTGCCTATGGTATGGCGATTGTTCGTCAGTTTGAGATGATGGGAGTGTACTGCTTGAACTCGTCCAATGCAATTGGACGCTCAAGAGATAAATTACGCTCACTCCAAATCCTATCTCAAAAGCATCTACCCCTTCCAAAGACAGGAATGGCAAATAATACTCAACAAACTGAGAGCTTAATCAAGCTTGTTGGTGGAGCGCCAATGGTTGTTAAACTTATTGAAGGCTCTCAAGGTAAAGGTGTTATTTTGGCCGAAACGAAGAAAGCTGCAGAGAGTTTGATTGATGCTTTTAGAATTTTAAAGGCAAATTTTCTTGTTCAAGAATTTATTAAAGATGCAAATGGCGCAGATATTCGTTGTTTTGTTGTTGGAGGCAAGGTTATTGGCACAATGATGAGACAAGCGAAAGAAGGTGAGTTCCGCTCAAATATTCATAGAGGTGGAATTGGATCACCTGTGAAGATTACACCGGAAGAAAGAAAAGTTGCTATTGCTGCCGCAAAGGCAATGAAGCTTAATATGGCCGGGGTTGATATAATTCGTTCTGGTACAGGTCCTAAAATATTAGAGGTTAATTCTTCTCCGGGGCTTGAGGGAATTGAAGGTTGTACGAATAAGAATATTGCCGTTCAAATCATCGATTACGTAGAGAAGAATTATACAAAAGTCATAAAGGATAACTAA